In Halobacillus amylolyticus, the following proteins share a genomic window:
- the mutM gene encoding bifunctional DNA-formamidopyrimidine glycosylase/DNA-(apurinic or apyrimidinic site) lyase, with amino-acid sequence MPELPEMETYKTLLNQKIDGHPITSILINREKSINVKPDDFINRVQNQEIKAIERRAKHLLFHLENGYVLLLHLMLGGLMFYGKEEEKPDRTVQIQLSFGDQHLYFIGLRLGYLHLLSQEEVEQELTDLGPEPLDVNFSLDTFLSLIEDRRGRIKTTLVNQEFLSGIGNCYSDEIAWHSQLLPDRKMNELNDNQKVQLYQSIRFVLQQATQYGGYMSMALFKGDTKTGSYNKKMYVYDREGEECQRCGAAIIKEELSSRKTFYCKECQT; translated from the coding sequence ATGCCAGAACTACCAGAAATGGAAACCTATAAGACCTTACTTAATCAAAAAATTGATGGACATCCAATCACAAGTATCCTCATCAACCGGGAAAAATCAATCAATGTAAAGCCTGATGATTTTATAAATAGAGTGCAAAATCAGGAAATCAAAGCTATCGAGAGAAGGGCTAAGCATTTGCTTTTCCATCTTGAAAATGGCTATGTTTTACTATTACATCTCATGCTCGGGGGCCTAATGTTTTATGGGAAGGAGGAGGAAAAGCCAGATCGTACTGTTCAAATACAGTTGTCTTTTGGCGATCAGCATCTCTATTTTATTGGCCTAAGACTAGGATATCTCCATCTTTTGTCACAGGAAGAAGTGGAACAAGAATTAACAGATTTAGGTCCAGAGCCGCTCGATGTAAATTTTTCGCTCGATACTTTTTTAAGCCTTATTGAAGATAGAAGAGGTAGGATCAAAACAACCCTCGTAAATCAGGAATTCTTATCAGGAATTGGCAACTGTTATTCAGATGAAATTGCCTGGCATTCCCAACTGCTACCGGACCGAAAGATGAACGAACTCAACGATAATCAGAAAGTCCAATTGTATCAATCAATACGTTTTGTCCTTCAGCAAGCTACCCAATATGGTGGTTATATGAGTATGGCTTTATTTAAGGGCGATACCAAAACTGGAAGCTATAACAAGAAGATGTATGTCTATGACCGTGAAGGAGAAGAATGCCAGCGTTGTGGTGCAGCAATTATCAAAGAGGAACTCTCATCTCGAAAAACGTTTTATTGTAAAGAATGTCAAACTTAA
- a CDS encoding deoxyribonuclease IV, which produces MKFGSHVSIREGYLGAAKHAASMNASAFQYFPKNPRSLSVKDFNKEDAMLCKKFCEENKLESVSHTPYPTRLTATDNHKRNQVIHSLLNDLEITEACGSIGVVVHFGKQISNEDPLASYRLMIEILNEILGQWEGKCKILLENNAGKPGSIGTTLEELVQVRNLCESPEKIGFCLDTCHAFSSGLWNGKNWAEVLGEGLELGYFDHLNAIHFNNSKYATESGKDRHANIFGRGYIKEAQFEELIKTSQLEDIPFILETPKERITHKEEIQQLQQKWGGRE; this is translated from the coding sequence ATGAAATTCGGTAGTCACGTTTCAATAAGGGAGGGCTACTTAGGTGCTGCGAAACACGCAGCATCAATGAACGCCTCTGCCTTTCAATATTTCCCTAAAAATCCCCGGAGTTTATCCGTAAAAGATTTTAATAAAGAAGATGCCATGCTATGCAAAAAATTTTGTGAAGAAAATAAACTTGAATCCGTAAGTCATACCCCTTACCCGACAAGATTGACAGCCACGGATAATCACAAGAGAAATCAGGTCATACACTCCCTGTTAAATGACTTAGAGATCACCGAGGCGTGTGGCTCAATTGGTGTAGTCGTGCACTTCGGAAAACAGATCAGCAATGAGGATCCACTTGCGAGCTATCGCTTAATGATTGAAATACTTAATGAGATTCTTGGTCAGTGGGAAGGGAAATGTAAAATCCTCCTTGAAAACAATGCAGGAAAGCCTGGATCTATCGGAACTACATTAGAGGAGCTTGTCCAGGTCCGCAACTTGTGTGAATCCCCTGAAAAAATAGGGTTCTGTCTAGACACATGCCATGCTTTTTCGAGTGGACTGTGGAATGGTAAAAATTGGGCTGAAGTGTTGGGAGAAGGATTGGAACTTGGATACTTTGACCATCTTAATGCCATCCATTTTAACAACTCAAAATACGCCACCGAGTCGGGAAAGGATCGCCATGCTAATATTTTTGGCCGTGGATACATAAAAGAAGCACAGTTTGAAGAGTTAATCAAAACTTCGCAACTAGAGGATATCCCGTTTATTCTAGAAACACCTAAGGAAAGGATTACACATAAAGAAGAGATACAGCAATTGCAGCAAAAGTGGGGAGGTAGAGAGTAA